CGTGCCGCGCCTCAGCCGCTTGCCCTACGCCCGCGCTGGCGGCGCTCACCCCCCTGCGCTCGCCTCCAGCTCCGCCACGCGCCGCTCGAGGTCCTCCACGCGCCTCAGCAGCACCGCGAGGGCGGAGCCGTTCGCCGGGTGCCCGTCGTGCGCGCCGTGGACGTGCCCACCTTGCGCTTCCTCCGACTGGCGCGAGCGCACGCGCGGCTGCATGCGCTCCTCGTCGAGGCCGAGCTTGTGGGCCCAGCGGTCCTGGCTCTGGCCTGGGCCGCGGCCGAGGTTCTCCACGAGCGGCGTGCGCCGTTCGGCCAGGCCGACCAGGACCCGCTCGAGGCTCCCGATGTCCGGGAACGTCGTGTAGCGCTCCGTGCGCGTGCGCAGCTCTCCGGGCGTCTGGGGACCGCGGAGCATGAGGACGCTCAGGACAGCCAGCTCCCTGGCGTCGACCGACCACGCCTGCGCGAGCTTGTGGCGGTGCTTGGGCACGCGGTC
This is a stretch of genomic DNA from Trueperaceae bacterium. It encodes these proteins:
- a CDS encoding YceH family protein; its protein translation is MALTDIELRVLGALVEKERTTPEAYPLSSQALHTACNQKTSREPVTDYHLQDVLAAVQRLHDKGLAATVQEVSDRVPKHRHKLAQAWSVDARELAVLSVLMLRGPQTPGELRTRTERYTTFPDIGSLERVLVGLAERRTPLVENLGRGPGQSQDRWAHKLGLDEERMQPRVRSRQSEEAQGGHVHGAHDGHPANGSALAVLLRRVEDLERRVAELEASAGG